One stretch of Rosistilla oblonga DNA includes these proteins:
- a CDS encoding FdhF/YdeP family oxidoreductase, which translates to MKVRSGGGFRAILYTLKKGREVGGVFKMYHAMRTRNACKTCALGMGGQKGGMVNERGAFPEVCKKSLQAMAADLQPAVLPTFWDQHPVEQLSRMTPRELEHCGRLVQPVIYRRGASHFQTISWEESLSRIAAKLRSLTPDETFWYFSGRSSNEAGFLLQLLARLYGTNNVNNCSYYCHQASGVGLQSSIGSGTATIVLEDLEQADLVFVIGGNPASNHPRMMTSLMHVRRRGGHVVVINPVRETGMVNFRIPSDPISLLFGTKIASHYVQPHIGGDLALLWGIAKQCCEDETIVRAFLDAHCTDSAAWLEAVAAMSWDEIVAKSGIDRDQIRTVAGVYAKSQRTVFAWTMGITHHAHGVQNVQAIANLAMARGMLGRPGCGLLPIRGHSNVQGIGSVGVTPKLKDAIFENLQSKFHLELPTSTGLDTLACMEAAHDRRMKFGLCLGGNLYGSNPDSRYAAEALSRLEMSVMLSTTLNTGHVNGLADETIILPVLPRDEEPEATTQESMFNFIRMSDGGPRRVPGPRSEVRVIADLGRRAIGDSDLICWDQLQQTSTIRNWISEVVPGYTKLDKIEATKQEFQLDGRTFHEPKFPTADGKAVMHTHAMPDLKGTDSNELRLMTVRSEGQFNTVVYEEEDLYRNQDRRDIILMHPDDLQRLGLQHDQPVSIRSDTGQIDGYLARGFDSIRPGNSLMYYPESNCLVSRYADPQSKTPAFKGIVVTVTPLA; encoded by the coding sequence ATGAAAGTTCGCAGCGGCGGCGGTTTCCGAGCGATCCTCTATACGCTCAAGAAAGGACGCGAGGTCGGCGGCGTCTTTAAGATGTATCACGCCATGCGAACGCGGAACGCTTGCAAGACCTGCGCCTTGGGCATGGGCGGCCAAAAGGGTGGGATGGTCAATGAGCGAGGGGCCTTTCCCGAGGTCTGCAAGAAGAGCTTGCAGGCGATGGCAGCGGATTTGCAGCCGGCGGTTTTGCCTACCTTCTGGGATCAGCATCCCGTCGAACAGTTATCGCGGATGACGCCGCGCGAACTGGAGCATTGCGGGCGGCTGGTCCAGCCGGTGATCTATCGCCGCGGGGCTTCGCATTTCCAAACGATCTCGTGGGAGGAATCGCTATCGCGGATCGCCGCCAAGCTCCGCTCGCTGACTCCCGACGAAACGTTTTGGTATTTCAGTGGCCGCAGCAGCAACGAAGCGGGCTTTCTGTTGCAGTTGTTGGCTCGACTCTACGGAACGAATAACGTTAACAACTGTAGCTACTACTGTCACCAGGCGAGTGGCGTCGGGCTGCAGTCGTCGATCGGCAGTGGAACGGCAACGATTGTGTTGGAGGATCTGGAGCAGGCCGATCTGGTTTTTGTGATCGGTGGCAACCCGGCCAGCAATCATCCGCGGATGATGACCAGTCTGATGCACGTTCGCCGTCGCGGCGGTCACGTGGTCGTGATCAATCCAGTTCGCGAAACCGGGATGGTCAACTTTCGGATTCCCAGCGATCCGATCAGCCTGCTGTTTGGAACCAAGATCGCCTCGCATTATGTGCAACCTCATATCGGCGGCGACCTCGCATTGTTGTGGGGCATCGCCAAACAGTGCTGCGAAGACGAGACGATCGTCCGCGCGTTCCTCGATGCCCATTGCACCGATTCAGCCGCCTGGCTGGAAGCCGTCGCTGCGATGTCGTGGGACGAGATCGTGGCAAAATCGGGGATCGATCGCGATCAGATCCGCACCGTTGCTGGCGTTTATGCAAAGTCGCAGCGGACCGTTTTCGCGTGGACGATGGGGATCACGCATCACGCTCATGGAGTGCAAAACGTTCAAGCGATCGCCAACCTCGCGATGGCTCGCGGAATGCTTGGCCGTCCCGGATGCGGGCTGCTACCGATCCGCGGGCACAGCAACGTGCAGGGGATCGGTTCGGTTGGCGTGACGCCAAAACTGAAGGACGCGATTTTTGAGAACCTGCAATCCAAGTTCCACCTGGAGCTGCCGACCAGCACCGGATTGGACACGTTGGCCTGCATGGAAGCCGCTCACGATCGGCGGATGAAGTTTGGACTCTGCCTAGGCGGCAACCTCTACGGTTCCAATCCCGATTCGCGTTACGCAGCCGAAGCGCTCTCGCGGTTGGAGATGTCGGTGATGCTCAGCACGACGCTGAACACCGGGCACGTCAACGGTCTGGCCGATGAAACGATCATCCTGCCGGTGCTGCCTCGCGACGAAGAGCCCGAAGCGACGACGCAGGAGTCGATGTTTAACTTCATTCGGATGAGCGACGGCGGGCCGCGACGCGTGCCGGGGCCGCGCAGCGAAGTCCGCGTGATCGCCGATCTGGGACGTCGCGCGATTGGCGATAGCGATCTGATTTGCTGGGACCAGTTGCAGCAGACCTCGACGATTCGCAACTGGATCAGCGAAGTGGTTCCCGGCTACACAAAGCTCGACAAAATCGAAGCGACCAAACAAGAGTTCCAACTCGATGGCCGAACGTTTCATGAACCAAAATTTCCCACCGCCGATGGGAAAGCGGTCATGCACACGCATGCCATGCCCGATCTGAAGGGGACCGATTCAAATGAGTTGCGGTTGATGACCGTTCGCAGCGAAGGGCAATTCAACACGGTCGTCTACGAAGAGGAAGACCTTTACCGGAACCAAGACCGCCGCGACATCATCTTGATGCATCCCGACGACCTGCAGCGGTTGGGGCTTCAGCACGATCAACCGGTTTCGATTCGCAGCGATACCGGCCAGATCGATGGCTATCTGGCCCGCGGTTTTGATTCGATCCGCCCCGGCAATTCGCTGATGTATTACCCCGAATCGAACTGTCTCGTCTCTCGCTATGCCGACCCGCAAAGCAAGACGCCTGCGTTCAAGGGGATCGTGGTCACCGTCACGCCGTTGGCCTAG
- a CDS encoding arylsulfatase has protein sequence MTRPLENSLHLPSTTRQRSRRLPLSCILLAILIGQTTQATSVGADEADRPNLIYIMVDDLGYGDLGCFGQQTIKTPNIDRLAAEGMKLTSHYSGNTVCRPSRLSLWTGMHAGHTAIDSNAPYVLKESDVTVAELLQQAGYTTGGIGKWALGNTENSGHPNRQGFDFWMGYLDQGEAHNYYPAKLWRNDQKVPLPGNVISDAPLARGRVSSQRTTYSHDVMTEEMLDFVRGQGDKPFLMHIHWTIPHANNEGGRVNKDGMEVPDYGIYADRDWPNPEKGFAAMITRMDGDVGRLMALLKEKQIDDNTLVVFTSDNGPHSEGNHKHETFDSNGPLRGYKRDLYEGGIRMPTIARWPGKIAAGSTSDQMLAHYDWLPTACELAGIDPPAGVDGISFAATLLGQSQRPHEYLFWSYGDKKAARIGNWKAVIPGKNKPLELYDLANDIGETKNIADQHPDVVEKMKQAIAEALE, from the coding sequence ATGACTCGACCGCTCGAAAACAGCCTCCACCTCCCCTCCACAACTCGACAGCGATCCCGCCGGCTGCCATTGTCCTGCATCCTTTTGGCGATCCTGATCGGACAGACGACGCAGGCGACATCGGTCGGAGCGGACGAAGCGGATCGGCCGAATCTGATCTATATCATGGTCGACGACCTCGGTTACGGAGACCTCGGTTGCTTTGGGCAACAGACGATCAAGACGCCAAACATCGATCGCTTGGCCGCCGAGGGGATGAAGCTGACCAGCCACTATTCCGGCAACACCGTCTGCCGCCCGTCGCGGCTGAGCCTTTGGACTGGGATGCACGCCGGGCATACGGCGATCGATTCCAACGCACCCTACGTGCTCAAGGAATCGGACGTCACAGTTGCCGAACTGCTGCAGCAAGCCGGCTACACCACGGGCGGTATCGGAAAGTGGGCGTTGGGGAACACCGAGAACTCGGGACATCCGAACCGCCAGGGTTTCGATTTCTGGATGGGATATCTGGACCAAGGCGAAGCTCACAACTACTACCCTGCCAAGCTGTGGCGGAACGATCAAAAGGTTCCTCTGCCAGGCAATGTGATCAGCGACGCACCATTGGCTCGCGGCCGCGTGTCGAGCCAGCGGACCACCTACTCCCACGACGTGATGACCGAAGAGATGTTGGACTTCGTTCGCGGGCAGGGAGACAAGCCGTTCCTAATGCACATCCACTGGACGATCCCGCACGCCAATAACGAAGGTGGGCGAGTCAACAAGGACGGGATGGAGGTCCCCGATTACGGAATCTACGCCGATCGCGATTGGCCAAATCCGGAGAAGGGTTTTGCGGCAATGATCACGCGGATGGATGGCGACGTGGGACGCTTGATGGCGTTGCTGAAAGAGAAACAAATCGACGACAACACGCTGGTCGTATTCACTTCGGACAACGGGCCGCACAGCGAAGGGAATCACAAACACGAGACCTTCGATTCCAACGGCCCGCTGCGAGGTTACAAACGCGATCTCTACGAAGGGGGCATCCGAATGCCAACGATCGCGCGATGGCCCGGCAAGATCGCCGCCGGTTCGACCAGCGACCAAATGTTGGCGCATTACGATTGGCTGCCGACCGCATGCGAACTCGCCGGCATCGATCCGCCCGCGGGAGTCGATGGGATCTCGTTTGCCGCGACGCTGTTGGGCCAATCCCAGCGACCACACGAATACCTGTTCTGGAGCTACGGCGACAAAAAGGCAGCCCGCATCGGCAACTGGAAAGCTGTCATCCCTGGGAAAAACAAACCGCTGGAACTCTACGACCTCGCCAACGACATCGGCGAAACGAAGAACATCGCCGACCAACACCCCGACGTCGTCGAGAAGATGAAACAAGCGATCGCCGAAGCGCTGGAGTAA
- a CDS encoding sulfatase-like hydrolase/transferase, with product MNRLVLLLLCATTACWAAAGSAAERPNILWITSEDHGPEMGCYGDEFATTPNVDALAKKGMRYKLAWSTAPVCAPARTTLITGLYPPSCGGQHMRSMAQLPESIPLYPALLSKAGYYCTNNSKQDYNVSPQGPLGWADSSRKAHYKNRDPEQPFFAIFNETCSHESKIRTRPHKQIHDPAKVRVPAYHPDNEDTRRDWAQYYDVVTQADATAGKLLRELDKQGLTDSTIVFYYGDHGSGMARGKRWTYNSGLAVPLVVYFPEKWRHLAPKEYQTGGVSDRLVGFVDLAPTLLSLAGVQPPEWMQGQAIAGQYETEAPEYMYGFRDRMDERYDFIRTVTDGRYQYIRNFNPHFIYGQFVSYNFQTPSTAAWKRAFDAGLCNADQSHFWNLKPAEELYDLQADPDEVNNLADSPDHQQKLGELRDALYQWCHDIRDVGFLPEGEIHSRSEGSTPYEMARDETKYPFEKIFAAADLATHRNPEDLDQLKSLLADSDSAVRYWGAVGILNRGGDAVNASKQALLAALGDDSPYVRVAAGYALGKFGDKELQRQGIECLIDVAPSKPGTSVFAAIAALNAIDKLDEKVAFAKAEIGKMPVGEIVSPDKRYGGYPQRLLTKIQDDFKANASSR from the coding sequence ATGAATCGACTTGTTCTCCTCCTGCTTTGCGCAACAACAGCCTGTTGGGCCGCTGCCGGTTCGGCTGCTGAACGGCCAAACATTTTGTGGATCACCAGCGAAGATCACGGTCCGGAGATGGGGTGTTACGGCGATGAATTTGCCACCACGCCAAACGTCGATGCGTTGGCGAAAAAGGGGATGCGGTACAAGTTGGCTTGGTCGACAGCTCCCGTTTGTGCACCGGCTCGAACGACGCTGATCACCGGTCTGTATCCGCCGTCGTGCGGCGGGCAACATATGCGCAGCATGGCTCAGCTGCCCGAATCGATCCCGTTGTATCCGGCGCTGCTGTCGAAAGCGGGTTATTACTGCACCAACAATTCCAAGCAGGATTACAACGTCAGTCCGCAAGGGCCATTGGGCTGGGCCGATTCGTCGCGGAAAGCTCACTATAAGAATCGCGATCCGGAGCAGCCGTTTTTTGCGATCTTCAACGAGACGTGCAGCCATGAGAGCAAGATCCGCACGCGGCCGCACAAACAGATCCATGATCCGGCGAAGGTTCGCGTTCCCGCTTATCACCCCGACAACGAAGACACTCGCCGCGACTGGGCCCAGTATTACGATGTCGTCACGCAAGCCGACGCTACGGCGGGCAAGCTGTTGCGTGAACTCGACAAGCAGGGACTAACCGATTCGACGATCGTCTTCTACTACGGCGATCACGGTTCGGGGATGGCTCGCGGCAAACGCTGGACCTACAACTCCGGTCTGGCGGTTCCTCTGGTTGTCTACTTCCCTGAAAAATGGCGACACCTGGCTCCCAAGGAATATCAGACCGGCGGCGTCAGCGATCGGTTGGTCGGATTTGTCGATCTCGCTCCGACGTTGTTGAGCCTGGCGGGCGTTCAACCGCCGGAGTGGATGCAAGGTCAAGCGATCGCCGGGCAATACGAAACCGAAGCTCCCGAATATATGTACGGCTTCCGCGACCGGATGGATGAACGCTATGACTTCATCCGAACCGTCACCGACGGCCGCTATCAATACATTCGCAATTTCAATCCACACTTCATCTACGGCCAGTTTGTTTCGTACAACTTCCAAACGCCATCGACTGCTGCGTGGAAGCGAGCTTTTGACGCGGGGCTTTGCAACGCGGACCAGTCGCATTTCTGGAATCTCAAGCCGGCCGAAGAGCTGTACGATCTGCAGGCCGATCCCGACGAAGTCAACAACTTGGCCGATTCGCCCGACCATCAGCAGAAGCTTGGCGAGCTGCGCGATGCGCTTTATCAATGGTGCCACGACATCCGCGACGTCGGCTTTTTGCCTGAAGGGGAGATCCACAGTCGCAGCGAGGGATCGACGCCGTACGAGATGGCTCGCGACGAGACCAAGTATCCGTTTGAGAAGATCTTTGCCGCGGCGGACCTCGCCACGCATCGCAATCCCGAAGACCTGGACCAGTTGAAGTCGCTGCTGGCCGACAGCGACAGCGCGGTCCGCTATTGGGGAGCTGTTGGGATTTTGAATCGCGGCGGCGATGCGGTGAACGCTTCTAAGCAGGCGTTGCTAGCGGCGCTTGGCGACGATTCGCCCTACGTTCGCGTCGCTGCCGGTTATGCGTTAGGCAAGTTTGGCGACAAGGAACTGCAGCGTCAGGGGATCGAGTGTTTGATCGATGTCGCGCCGTCGAAGCCCGGGACAAGCGTCTTTGCTGCGATCGCCGCCCTCAACGCGATCGACAAACTGGACGAGAAGGTCGCTTTCGCCAAAGCGGAGATCGGCAAGATGCCGGTCGGCGAGATCGTGTCGCCCGACAAACGTTATGGTGGCTATCCTCAGCGGCTATTAACAAAAATTCAGGACGACTTTAAGGCGAACGCTTCGTCGCGGTAA
- a CDS encoding potassium channel protein, protein MIHRTKEEPPIWLATRAAPVLFWASLLFLVCQAVAVVIFVDVPNLRESFTDNPAAEIEATESLDAIDPAADLPVEVPELVASDLSWEPIELATLILMGLIWPLVIAESVYHWRTRPWTRETRRFHFYSLLYCLCPSLRMCAQSLEMGDRLWLPGWGWRRADDRLRRRLERTFSMPMIWIALMILPVLVIELWLKTQVADYRWLRIALHVSTGVIWFSFAAEFILMASVAEKKLTYLKEHWIELAIILLPLLSFMRSLRLLRATGASKLIRLSQLNQIVRTYRLRGTAMRALRALILLDLFQRLTLRAPEKTIAKLQLQLEELETEAKQIRRKIGRLERTIRKQEAEASAAESEAADVEAEVDSASSDAAGTRSATTGSV, encoded by the coding sequence ATGATTCACCGCACGAAAGAAGAACCTCCGATTTGGCTAGCGACTCGAGCCGCACCGGTGCTGTTTTGGGCATCGCTGCTGTTCCTGGTCTGCCAAGCGGTGGCGGTGGTGATCTTTGTCGATGTGCCCAATCTTCGCGAGTCGTTCACCGACAATCCGGCTGCGGAAATCGAGGCGACGGAATCGCTCGACGCGATCGATCCGGCGGCTGACCTTCCCGTAGAGGTTCCTGAACTGGTTGCATCGGACCTGTCGTGGGAACCGATCGAACTAGCGACCTTGATCTTGATGGGGCTGATCTGGCCGCTGGTGATTGCCGAGTCGGTCTATCATTGGCGAACGCGACCTTGGACGCGGGAAACGCGCCGGTTCCACTTCTACTCGCTGCTGTATTGCTTGTGCCCGTCGCTGCGGATGTGTGCGCAAAGTCTGGAGATGGGGGATCGGTTGTGGCTGCCCGGTTGGGGCTGGCGGCGCGCGGACGATCGACTGCGGCGACGGTTGGAGCGAACGTTCAGCATGCCGATGATCTGGATCGCGTTGATGATCCTGCCGGTGTTGGTGATCGAGTTGTGGTTGAAGACGCAGGTCGCCGATTACCGCTGGTTGCGGATCGCGTTGCACGTCAGCACCGGCGTGATCTGGTTCAGCTTTGCCGCCGAGTTCATTCTGATGGCTTCGGTCGCCGAGAAGAAGCTGACCTATCTGAAAGAGCACTGGATCGAATTGGCGATCATCCTGCTGCCGCTGCTGTCGTTCATGCGATCGCTGCGGCTGTTGCGAGCGACCGGGGCGTCGAAGTTGATTCGGCTGTCCCAGTTGAACCAAATCGTTCGCACCTATCGGCTGCGCGGCACCGCGATGCGAGCCTTGCGGGCGTTGATCCTACTGGACCTGTTCCAGCGACTGACACTGCGAGCGCCGGAGAAGACAATCGCCAAGTTGCAGCTGCAGTTGGAGGAATTGGAAACCGAGGCGAAGCAGATTCGCCGCAAGATCGGTCGCTTGGAGCGAACGATTCGGAAGCAGGAAGCCGAGGCGAGCGCCGCGGAATCGGAAGCCGCCGACGTGGAAGCGGAGGTCGATTCGGCGAGCAGCGATGCTGCGGGCACACGCAGCGCCACAACCGGATCGGTTTGA
- a CDS encoding M20 family metallopeptidase: protein MIASKTPLSILKQLIAIPSQNPMGHEPVGDGWYEAGVSRWLCEFFKEHSLPYEYHEIESQRGNVVARIDGDPNRPTVLLDAHQDTVPVAGMIVDPYDAIEKEGRLYGRGTCDVKGSMAAMLATAIRLIPLNGDHAPVILSFTCDEERTQIGAAELARRLALPAAQRSALLPENPQFAIVCEPTDLNVVVAHKGTVRWKIRTSGAAAHSSNPALGVNAIYKMAKIVSCLEAYAAELQSGGIVHPLCGGRTLSVGTIHGGASVNIVPEQCTIEIDRRLVPGEVAEEAIAAVDRYLRENCDVDFEFLPTDTISNPLLDRDNATLCQQLIEAAEPTRANRQAIGVPFGTHAPRIAALEIPTVVFGPGSIDQAHTKDEWIEIQQLDEAVEIFVRFLTKK, encoded by the coding sequence GTGATTGCTAGTAAGACACCGTTGTCGATTCTGAAACAACTGATCGCGATCCCCAGTCAGAATCCGATGGGGCACGAACCGGTTGGCGACGGTTGGTATGAGGCGGGAGTCAGCCGATGGCTGTGTGAGTTCTTCAAGGAACACAGTTTACCCTACGAGTACCACGAAATCGAATCTCAACGTGGAAATGTTGTCGCTCGCATCGACGGCGATCCGAACCGCCCCACGGTTCTACTGGATGCCCATCAAGACACCGTTCCCGTCGCGGGGATGATCGTCGATCCCTACGACGCGATCGAAAAGGAAGGCCGCCTGTACGGCCGCGGCACCTGCGATGTGAAAGGTTCGATGGCGGCGATGCTGGCCACCGCGATCCGTTTGATCCCGCTTAATGGCGACCACGCGCCGGTGATTCTGTCGTTCACGTGCGATGAAGAGCGAACGCAAATAGGAGCCGCGGAACTGGCTCGCCGACTCGCCCTGCCCGCCGCACAGCGATCGGCGTTGCTGCCGGAAAATCCTCAGTTTGCGATCGTCTGCGAACCGACGGATCTGAACGTCGTCGTGGCGCACAAAGGGACTGTGCGTTGGAAAATACGCACCAGCGGCGCCGCCGCTCACAGCAGCAATCCAGCTCTCGGCGTCAACGCGATCTACAAGATGGCAAAAATCGTCAGCTGCCTGGAGGCCTACGCGGCCGAACTGCAATCCGGCGGCATCGTCCATCCGCTGTGTGGCGGCCGCACGCTGAGCGTCGGCACGATCCATGGCGGTGCGAGCGTGAACATCGTCCCCGAACAGTGCACGATCGAAATCGATCGACGCTTAGTTCCGGGAGAGGTCGCTGAAGAAGCGATCGCTGCTGTCGATCGATATCTTCGCGAGAACTGCGACGTCGACTTTGAGTTCCTGCCGACCGACACGATCAGCAACCCACTGTTGGACCGCGACAACGCGACGCTGTGCCAACAGTTGATCGAAGCGGCGGAACCGACGCGAGCGAACCGCCAGGCGATCGGAGTTCCCTTCGGAACGCACGCCCCGCGAATCGCAGCTCTCGAAATCCCAACGGTTGTCTTCGGCCCCGGCTCGATCGATCAAGCCCATACCAAAGACGAATGGATCGAGATCCAACAACTCGACGAAGCGGTCGAGATCTTCGTTCGCTTCCTGACGAAAAAATAG
- a CDS encoding amidohydrolase family protein produces the protein MAVDDKVFSAVRLSRRQLIGAAAATTALAATNRLAIAADGKSDGYIDAHVHVWTPDTNKYPLDKAYDKSSMQPASFTPEQLMAHAKPAGVNRIVLIQMSFYGVDNSYMLDVMAAHPGRFSGVAVIDPADKPRQTMRQLKSQGVRGFRIVAGKQPADQWLDNPTMHKMWSIAADEGLAICPLMNPEYLPAVDAMCAKYPKTRVVVDHFARIGVDGMIRDAEVETLCRLARHENSYLKASAFYALGKKQAPYTDLGPMIHRCMDAYGSQRMMWASDCPYQVEEGHTYQESIDLVREKLDFLSDQDRAWMLGKTAEKVFWS, from the coding sequence ATGGCTGTTGATGATAAGGTCTTCTCCGCGGTTCGGCTATCGCGGCGTCAGTTGATCGGTGCCGCGGCGGCGACGACCGCGCTGGCGGCGACTAACCGCTTGGCAATCGCAGCCGATGGCAAGTCGGACGGCTACATCGACGCACACGTCCACGTTTGGACTCCCGATACCAACAAATATCCGTTGGACAAGGCATACGACAAATCGTCGATGCAGCCGGCCAGTTTTACGCCCGAACAATTGATGGCTCACGCAAAGCCCGCGGGTGTCAATCGGATCGTGTTGATCCAGATGAGTTTTTATGGCGTCGATAATTCGTACATGTTAGACGTGATGGCCGCGCATCCAGGCCGGTTTTCCGGAGTCGCCGTGATCGACCCGGCTGACAAGCCGCGGCAGACGATGCGGCAGCTGAAGTCGCAGGGCGTGCGAGGCTTCCGAATCGTGGCCGGTAAGCAACCGGCGGATCAGTGGCTCGATAACCCTACGATGCACAAGATGTGGTCGATCGCGGCGGACGAGGGGCTGGCTATCTGTCCGTTGATGAACCCCGAATACCTGCCGGCCGTCGATGCGATGTGTGCCAAGTATCCCAAGACACGCGTCGTCGTCGATCACTTTGCCCGGATCGGCGTCGATGGCATGATCCGAGATGCCGAGGTCGAAACGCTCTGTCGGTTGGCACGCCACGAAAATTCCTACCTCAAAGCTTCCGCGTTTTATGCGCTCGGCAAGAAGCAAGCTCCTTATACCGACTTGGGGCCGATGATTCATCGCTGCATGGACGCCTACGGCAGCCAGCGGATGATGTGGGCCAGCGATTGCCCCTACCAAGTTGAAGAAGGGCACACGTATCAAGAATCGATCGATCTGGTCCGCGAAAAGCTCGACTTCTTAAGCGACCAAGACCGCGCCTGGATGCTCGGCAAAACCGCCGAAAAGGTCTTCTGGAGCTAG
- a CDS encoding Panacea domain-containing protein: MTPAEKSQRLIETASAALHAAPGHELNAVVLNKVLFYLDLATLRDQGEAVTGNSYIALRNGPVISKYPQRLIAKLESLGIARQDSRWDGAKPMVLEKCPTHFEFLSPDTMLLVPEVTDFFADSTSQAASDFSHKNPGWQIAWKHFRREGKPKAINLQIAMQQIVESDPWMETPLVDEAALLNAADAGLGDDW; the protein is encoded by the coding sequence ATGACACCAGCTGAAAAAAGCCAGCGATTGATTGAAACCGCGTCCGCGGCCCTGCACGCTGCCCCAGGTCATGAATTAAACGCCGTAGTTTTGAACAAAGTCCTGTTCTATCTGGATCTTGCAACGCTGCGTGATCAAGGTGAAGCGGTAACTGGAAATAGCTACATTGCATTGCGAAATGGTCCCGTCATTTCCAAATATCCTCAACGGTTAATCGCAAAGCTTGAAAGCCTTGGGATCGCTAGACAGGACAGTCGATGGGACGGTGCCAAGCCAATGGTTCTGGAGAAATGCCCAACACACTTTGAGTTTCTAAGTCCAGACACAATGCTACTGGTGCCAGAAGTAACCGACTTCTTTGCAGATTCAACCTCACAAGCTGCTTCAGATTTCTCGCACAAGAACCCCGGTTGGCAAATCGCGTGGAAGCACTTTCGTCGTGAAGGGAAACCAAAGGCAATCAATCTACAGATTGCAATGCAACAAATCGTCGAAAGTGATCCATGGATGGAAACACCCTTGGTTGATGAAGCGGCATTGCTTAACGCCGCCGATGCCGGACTTGGAGACGACTGGTAA
- a CDS encoding POT family MFS transporter, giving the protein MSNASQPTNPKFQTTPYPIDTMPPGIPYIVGNEAAERFSFYGMKAILTVFMTTYLLGGNGETDPMSDGDAKFWVHVFVMAAYFTPLIGAFAADWLFGKYKTILWLSILYCFGHLALALNETRIGLAVGLGLIAFGTGAIKPCVSAHVGDQFGSKNSHMLEKVFGWFYVAINLGAFASTLLTPWLLDRFGPQVAFGVPGILMAIATFLFWMGRNRFVHIPARGAVVFRDAFTGDGLKALLNLAPIYILVAVFWSLFDQTASAWVLQANHMDRTVFGFELLSSQIQAANPFLILILVPVFSYLIYPTFNKVFSMTPLRRVGIGMFLTVGAFSISALIETAIQNGGTPSIGWQVLAYIILTAAEVMVSITCLEFSYTQAPNSIKSIIMSFYMLSVSLGNFITAGVNAVISNDDGSSKLPGASYYWFFTGLMLVAAFLFIIVAYMYRGRTYIQDSAPETEIDAEASAMN; this is encoded by the coding sequence ATGAGTAACGCCAGCCAACCAACCAATCCAAAGTTTCAGACGACTCCCTATCCGATCGATACGATGCCCCCGGGCATCCCTTACATCGTCGGCAACGAAGCGGCCGAACGGTTCAGCTTCTACGGCATGAAGGCGATCCTGACCGTCTTCATGACCACGTACCTGCTGGGCGGCAATGGCGAAACCGATCCGATGAGCGATGGGGACGCCAAGTTCTGGGTCCACGTGTTTGTGATGGCCGCCTACTTCACGCCGCTGATCGGTGCCTTCGCCGCCGACTGGTTGTTTGGTAAATACAAGACGATCCTCTGGCTCTCGATCCTCTACTGCTTCGGCCACCTGGCGTTGGCGCTGAACGAAACCCGGATCGGCCTGGCGGTTGGTCTCGGGCTGATCGCGTTTGGCACCGGAGCGATCAAACCGTGCGTCTCGGCTCACGTTGGCGATCAATTTGGCAGCAAGAACTCGCACATGCTGGAGAAGGTCTTCGGTTGGTTCTACGTGGCGATCAACCTGGGCGCTTTTGCATCGACGCTGCTGACGCCGTGGCTTCTGGACCGCTTCGGGCCACAAGTCGCATTTGGTGTCCCCGGCATCTTGATGGCGATTGCGACCTTCCTGTTCTGGATGGGTCGAAACCGATTCGTCCACATTCCCGCGCGTGGAGCGGTTGTCTTCAGAGACGCCTTTACCGGCGACGGACTCAAAGCACTCCTCAACCTGGCACCGATCTACATTCTTGTTGCGGTCTTCTGGAGTCTGTTCGATCAAACGGCAAGTGCTTGGGTTTTGCAAGCCAATCACATGGACCGCACGGTCTTCGGGTTTGAACTGCTGTCGAGCCAGATCCAAGCGGCCAACCCGTTTTTGATCCTGATTCTCGTCCCCGTCTTCAGCTACCTGATCTACCCGACGTTCAACAAAGTCTTCAGCATGACACCGCTGCGACGCGTTGGGATTGGAATGTTCCTGACCGTCGGCGCCTTTTCGATCAGCGCGTTGATCGAAACCGCGATCCAGAACGGCGGCACGCCCAGCATCGGCTGGCAGGTATTGGCCTACATCATCCTGACCGCAGCGGAGGTGATGGTTTCGATCACCTGCCTGGAATTCAGTTACACACAAGCGCCCAACAGCATCAAAAGTATCATCATGAGCTTTTACATGCTCTCGGTTTCGCTGGGCAACTTCATCACCGCCGGTGTCAACGCGGTGATCTCCAACGATGATGGCAGCTCAAAATTGCCGGGCGCATCCTATTACTGGTTCTTCACCGGCCTGATGCTTGTCGCAGCGTTCCTGTTCATCATCGTGGCCTACATGTATCGCGGACGAACCTATATCCAAGATTCCGCTCCCGAAACGGAAATCGATGCGGAAGCGTCGGCGATGAACTGA